The following proteins come from a genomic window of Achromobacter deleyi:
- a CDS encoding formylglycine-generating enzyme family protein, which produces MRRLLAVVFLVLPLSACGPAERAHSISPEVSRLPPGQVAYLPPGETLRNGYPVSPAPLTADMARGLLIMKRQVSQAEYAACVRAGGCKPLDPAFRELRAPDLPAVGLSWTDASAYAAWLSARTGQRWRLPTYAEWVYAAGDAYREETPLPAADGDPAQRWLAEYDAQARRGQEATEVRAFGAYGVNATGLMDVAGSVWEWTDDCYTRRILALTQGGAAGAAGADDGADRNCGIRVAAGRHIAYLPDFIRDPKGGACSVGVPPANLGLRLVREEGPA; this is translated from the coding sequence ATGCGCCGCCTGCTGGCCGTCGTCTTTCTCGTCCTGCCGTTGTCCGCCTGTGGGCCCGCCGAGCGGGCCCATTCCATTTCTCCCGAGGTGTCGCGGCTGCCGCCCGGCCAGGTGGCCTACCTGCCGCCGGGCGAAACGCTGCGCAACGGCTATCCGGTCTCGCCGGCGCCGCTGACCGCGGACATGGCGCGAGGCCTGCTCATCATGAAGCGCCAGGTCAGCCAGGCCGAATACGCGGCCTGTGTCCGCGCGGGCGGCTGCAAGCCGCTGGATCCGGCCTTCCGTGAACTGCGCGCGCCGGACCTGCCGGCCGTGGGCCTGAGCTGGACCGACGCGTCGGCCTACGCGGCCTGGTTGTCGGCCCGCACCGGGCAGCGCTGGCGGCTGCCCACCTATGCCGAATGGGTCTATGCGGCGGGCGACGCCTACCGCGAGGAAACGCCGCTGCCTGCCGCGGACGGCGATCCGGCGCAGCGCTGGCTGGCCGAGTACGACGCGCAGGCCCGGCGCGGCCAGGAGGCCACCGAGGTGCGGGCCTTCGGCGCGTACGGCGTCAATGCGACGGGCCTGATGGACGTGGCGGGCAGCGTGTGGGAATGGACCGATGACTGCTACACGCGGCGCATCCTGGCGCTCACGCAGGGCGGCGCGGCGGGAGCAGCGGGCGCCGATGACGGCGCCGACCGCAACTGCGGCATCCGCGTGGCGGCGGGGCGGCACATCGCCTATCTGCCGGACTTCATCCGCGACCCCAAGGGCGGCGCCTGCTCGGTCGGCGTGCCGCCGGCCAACCTGGGGCTGCGGCTGGTGCGGGAGGAGGGGCCGGCCTAG